One Pseudomonas tolaasii NCPPB 2192 genomic window carries:
- a CDS encoding MotA/TolQ/ExbB proton channel family protein, with the protein MDMNLLHDITFYVMYAAMAIAIFITIERGIYFAYVRRQARALTEVLGASVHSERDLPENLTRRDSLPLNMVRPILAQKASHGSRKDLDDEIETQYLKTRAPLSRSLWIIETITTAAPLLGLLGTILGIIDTFKALASAGVSDPGQISGGIGTALFATGLGIAIALFCVVFHNFFQDSLERINDQLKILLIRAATGARVQEVPHLVPTPLHTRTA; encoded by the coding sequence ATGGACATGAACCTGCTCCACGACATCACCTTTTATGTGATGTATGCCGCGATGGCGATCGCGATTTTTATCACCATCGAGCGTGGCATCTACTTCGCCTACGTGCGCCGTCAGGCCCGCGCCTTGACTGAGGTACTGGGCGCCAGCGTGCACAGCGAGCGCGACTTGCCGGAAAACCTGACTCGCCGCGACAGCCTGCCGTTGAACATGGTTCGCCCGATCCTCGCGCAAAAGGCCAGCCACGGCTCGCGCAAGGACCTGGACGATGAAATCGAAACCCAGTACCTGAAGACTCGCGCACCGCTGTCGCGCAGCCTGTGGATCATCGAAACCATCACCACCGCTGCGCCGCTGTTGGGTTTGCTGGGCACCATCCTCGGCATCATCGACACCTTCAAGGCGCTGGCATCGGCCGGCGTGTCCGACCCGGGCCAGATCTCCGGTGGTATCGGTACGGCGTTGTTCGCCACCGGCCTGGGGATTGCCATCGCGCTGTTCTGCGTGGTGTTCCACAACTTCTTCCAGGACAGCCTGGAGCGCATCAACGACCAGCTGAAAATCCTGCTGATCCGCGCCGCCACCGGTGCCCGCGTGCAGGAAGTGCCGCATCTGGTGCCGACCCCGTTGCACACTCGCACAGCGTAA
- a CDS encoding phospholipase D-like domain-containing protein, producing the protein MPLSMKLRIAGLTAFLLSPLAQADFSIPGFELVHTVPVDTALATADLRQPGPVWIELFDAAKTRIDIGQFYAADHPGSVMDTVIEHLEAAGKRGVKIRFLLEEKGIKLSEASTLERLRAIPNLTFRVLPYGQLSGGIIHAKYMVVDGQQAFVGSQNFDWRSLEHIHETGLRISDANVVGQVQAIFDQDWQAQAALSENKPVPLPAAGQAPARTGNYLVASPQHYNPPGVGDSQLELPRLLGEAKKEVRVQLLDYAPLSYGPDRTRPYYAVIDNAVRAAAARGVSVKLMVSNWNTDALELPYLKSLAVLPNIEVKIVTLPEAKQGFIPYARVIHSKTMEIDGQVAWVGTSNWLGGYLDNSRNLEVVMRSEAMARRIGELHEQLWDGPYAKSLDVAAQYPEPHPGKP; encoded by the coding sequence ATGCCCCTCTCGATGAAGTTGCGTATCGCAGGCCTGACCGCCTTTCTCCTCAGTCCGCTGGCCCAGGCGGACTTTTCCATTCCGGGGTTTGAACTGGTGCACACCGTGCCGGTGGACACCGCGCTTGCCACCGCCGATTTGCGCCAGCCGGGGCCCGTATGGATCGAGCTGTTCGACGCGGCGAAAACCCGCATTGATATCGGCCAGTTCTACGCCGCCGACCACCCAGGCTCGGTGATGGACACGGTAATCGAACACCTGGAAGCCGCCGGCAAACGCGGTGTGAAGATTCGCTTTCTGCTGGAAGAAAAAGGCATCAAATTGTCGGAAGCGTCCACCCTGGAACGCTTGCGCGCGATCCCCAACCTGACCTTTCGCGTGCTGCCCTACGGCCAGTTGAGCGGCGGAATCATCCACGCCAAATACATGGTGGTGGACGGCCAGCAGGCGTTTGTCGGCAGCCAGAATTTCGACTGGCGCTCGCTGGAACATATCCACGAAACCGGGCTGCGCATCAGCGACGCAAACGTGGTTGGCCAGGTGCAGGCGATCTTCGATCAGGACTGGCAAGCGCAAGCGGCGTTGAGCGAAAACAAACCCGTGCCTCTGCCCGCAGCGGGCCAGGCACCTGCGCGCACCGGCAATTATCTGGTGGCCAGCCCGCAACACTACAACCCGCCCGGCGTGGGCGACTCACAGCTGGAACTGCCGCGCCTGCTGGGCGAAGCGAAAAAGGAAGTACGCGTACAACTGCTGGACTACGCGCCGCTGTCCTATGGGCCTGACAGAACCCGGCCCTATTACGCGGTGATCGACAACGCCGTGCGCGCCGCCGCTGCGCGCGGGGTGTCGGTCAAACTGATGGTGTCGAACTGGAACACCGACGCGCTGGAACTGCCCTACCTCAAGAGCCTCGCGGTGCTGCCCAACATCGAAGTGAAAATCGTCACCCTGCCCGAAGCCAAACAGGGGTTTATTCCATACGCGCGGGTGATTCACAGCAAAACCATGGAAATCGACGGCCAGGTGGCGTGGGTCGGTACCAGCAATTGGCTGGGCGGCTACCTCGATAATTCACGCAACCTGGAGGTGGTGATGCGCAGCGAGGCGATGGCCCGGCGTATAGGAGAACTGCACGAGCAGTTGTGGGATGGGCCGTATGCCAAGTCGCTGGATGTAGCGGCGCAGTACCCGGAGCCACATCCCGGTAAACCGTGA
- a CDS encoding dipeptidase, giving the protein MHFPLKKIVAATLFAASLSAVASPAFANITEQQSAAILKSFSETPVTDFRGFLGTLAKGDLAKTADAGPAISAFLGNKTLTAEQQNEINRLLGIYTRVKYGKAALETLRELVEIPTFNVDGLPQYKNPEFLKIAAKIEALAEAFNLTFRNIDNRVYEISLEGSGDEVVGIHAHADVVPVTPENWVLKDGTKLDPFKVTLIGDRMYGRGTEDDKNGIVVALYAMKVIKEEKLPLARNFKLLVDTTEETSGDAIPYYFEHNPTPQYNLALDGGYPVVIAEKGYGTVMATFPVRKGEGKGAEIISMTGGMATNQIPSVSVATLVSDKPAELAASLEKAGADYAKANGGDFEVAATVVGKDVKLTVTGVSAHSSAPQTGVNPVARMLELIHSVDGKIALKHNHITDAARYAADNWGLDYLGGKLGVGFSDDFMGPLTTSLTFVGQDAKAFKLAVNLRVPKGKSPEKLKAEIADKLSAWDKQTKVNVSFTYSVAAPMYRNPEGEWVKALLAVATENLGMEHTFGTSAGATSVHELPNGVQFGLARPEEKYTGHTDGEFKTVNQFLLDLQIVTEMMGRVGQLPKL; this is encoded by the coding sequence ATGCACTTTCCACTGAAAAAAATCGTGGCGGCCACTCTGTTTGCCGCCAGCCTGTCGGCCGTCGCCAGCCCCGCTTTTGCCAACATCACCGAGCAACAAAGCGCAGCGATTCTGAAGAGTTTCAGCGAAACGCCTGTCACCGATTTTCGCGGTTTCCTCGGCACCCTCGCCAAGGGCGACCTGGCGAAAACCGCTGACGCGGGCCCGGCCATCAGCGCCTTTCTCGGCAACAAAACCCTGACCGCCGAACAGCAGAACGAAATCAACCGCCTGCTCGGCATTTATACCCGCGTGAAATACGGCAAAGCCGCCCTCGAAACCTTGCGCGAGCTGGTGGAGATCCCGACGTTCAACGTCGATGGCCTGCCGCAGTACAAGAACCCGGAATTCCTCAAGATCGCCGCCAAGATCGAAGCACTGGCAGAGGCGTTTAACCTGACCTTCCGCAACATCGATAATCGTGTCTACGAGATCAGCCTGGAAGGCAGCGGCGATGAAGTGGTGGGCATTCACGCCCACGCCGACGTGGTGCCGGTAACCCCGGAAAACTGGGTGCTCAAGGACGGCACCAAACTTGACCCGTTCAAGGTCACGCTGATCGGCGACCGCATGTACGGCCGTGGCACCGAGGATGACAAGAACGGCATCGTGGTGGCCCTGTATGCCATGAAAGTGATCAAGGAAGAAAAGCTGCCGCTGGCGCGCAACTTCAAGCTGCTGGTGGACACCACCGAAGAAACCTCCGGCGACGCAATCCCGTACTACTTTGAACACAACCCGACGCCGCAATACAATCTGGCGCTGGACGGCGGCTACCCGGTGGTGATCGCGGAGAAAGGCTACGGCACCGTCATGGCCACCTTCCCGGTGCGCAAGGGCGAAGGCAAAGGCGCGGAGATCATTTCGATGACCGGCGGCATGGCGACCAACCAGATTCCTTCGGTGTCGGTTGCGACCCTGGTCAGCGACAAGCCGGCTGAACTGGCGGCCAGCCTGGAGAAAGCCGGGGCGGATTACGCCAAGGCCAACGGTGGCGATTTTGAAGTCGCCGCCACAGTGGTCGGCAAAGACGTCAAGCTGACGGTCACCGGCGTGTCTGCGCACTCCTCCGCGCCGCAAACGGGGGTCAACCCGGTCGCGCGCATGCTGGAGCTGATCCACAGCGTTGATGGCAAGATCGCCCTCAAGCACAACCACATCACCGACGCGGCGCGTTACGCCGCCGACAACTGGGGCCTGGACTACCTGGGCGGCAAACTGGGCGTGGGCTTCAGCGATGATTTCATGGGGCCGCTGACCACCTCGCTGACCTTTGTCGGTCAGGATGCCAAAGCGTTCAAACTGGCGGTGAACCTGCGCGTGCCGAAGGGCAAGTCGCCGGAGAAACTCAAGGCTGAAATCGCCGACAAGCTCAGCGCCTGGGACAAGCAGACGAAGGTCAACGTGAGCTTCACCTACTCGGTGGCCGCGCCGATGTACCGCAACCCGGAAGGCGAATGGGTCAAGGCCTTGCTGGCTGTCGCCACTGAAAACCTCGGCATGGAGCACACGTTCGGCACCTCTGCCGGTGCGACCTCGGTGCACGAACTGCCCAACGGTGTGCAATTCGGTTTGGCGCGCCCGGAAGAGAAGTACACCGGGCACACCGACGGTGAGTTCAAGACCGTCAACCAGTTCCTGCTGGACCTGCAAATAGTCACCGAAATGATGGGCCGCGTCGGGCAGTTACCGAAGCTCTAA